The following proteins are encoded in a genomic region of Pyrus communis chromosome 11, drPyrComm1.1, whole genome shotgun sequence:
- the LOC137749248 gene encoding uncharacterized protein yields MLIQPAILLYFFPIINSYRKYTSVLVNKFRDSSIIVLTTFAKMQSLSRSIRGQSLHEPPPFAEKITEDPVTTKTAQSTVTCVYLANIATFWRKVTIIWCKNLMNHSLSIRIDSLDGGFHYTCKIDLKPWHFWSKKGYKSFEVEGNQVEVYWDLRSAKFGGGPEPCSDFYVALVCDEEIVLLLGDMKKKAYKRTKSRPALVEALLYYKKENVFAKKSFATRVKFDENRKEHDIVVESSTSGSKDPEIWISIDGIVLIHVKNLQWKFRGNQTVQVNMQPVQVFWDVHDWLFSSPGTGHGLFIFKPGPPESESDHDRDGKGGIDSDNSSPYYSTQTSNSTSSDFCLFLHAYKIE; encoded by the coding sequence ATGCTTATTCAACCTGcgatattattatatttttttccgaTCATCAACTCCTATCGGAAGTATACATCGGTTTTGGTGAACAAATTTCGCGACTCTAGCATTATTGTTTTGACTACATTTGCAAAGATGCAGTCTTTGAGTCGATCAATACGAGGTCAATCGTTACATGAGCCTCCACCATTTGCAGAGAAGATCACAGAAGACCCTGTGACAACGAAAACCGCACAAAGCACGGTGACTTGCGTCTACCTTGCAAATATTGCGACATTTTGGCGGAAGGTGACGATCATATGGTGTAAGAACCTCATGAACCATTCCCTCAGCATTCGGATTGATAGCTTAGACGGCGGTTTTCATTATACGTGCAAAATCGACCTAAAGCCATGGcatttttggagcaaaaaagGGTATAAGTCATTCGAGGTCGAAGGGAATCAAGTGGAGGTTTATTGGGATCTTCGTTCTGCAAAATTTGGCGGCGGCCCAGAACCTTGTTCTGACTTTTATGTTGCTCTTGTTTGCGATGAGGAGATTGTGTTGTTATTGGGAGACATGAAGAAAAAGGCATACAAGAGAACAAAATCCAGACCAGCCCTTGTGGAGGCACTTTTATACTACAAAAAAGAAAACGTGTTTGCCAAGAAAAGTTTTGCCACAAGAGTGAAGTTTGATGAGAATAGAAAAGAGCATGACATTGTCGTGGAGAGCTCAACATCGGGCTCGAAAGACCCTGAAATATGGATCAGCATAGACGGGATTGTGTTGATTCATGTCAAGAATTTGCAGTGGAAATTCAGAGGGAATCAGACCGTGCAGGTGAACATGCAACCGGTGCAAGTTTTCTGGGACGTGCACGATTGGCTTTTCAGCAGCCCCGGGACTGGGCATGGGCTGTTTATTTTCAAGCCAGGGCCGCCGGAATCAGAGAGCGATCACGACAGAGATGGCAAAGGCGGCATAGACAGTGATAATAGCAGTCCTTATTATTCAACTCAGACTAGTAACTCAACATCTTCCGACTTCTGCCTGTTTCTTCATGCATATAAGATTGAGTGA
- the LOC137709132 gene encoding uncharacterized protein: MAQGVWENMPQGVWEPWLHPSVPNTSTRPQGVWEPWLHPSVPNTSTGPQGVWEPWLHPSVPNTSIGPQGVWEPSLHPSVPNTSTGPQGFEYSQYKLFFEAVRAGDWETAKEFHIQHPEAVRARIPFSGKTALHIAVDAGHVDIVKELVSLMEVEDLEINSTVGDWTALAIAAIKGITEMAECMVTKNKKLLSIPDVFNVLPVVNAYIYNHWHMARYLYSVTPVEDLMPDKGPHGATIISHSFSSKEFDISWDLIQCCPKLAITFGKRNLTPLEALANQASSFPSGAELNFWQQWVYDRIVIQPPPRVDHISVTVQNEENSHANNERSLIRSVEGLVEGLVSQSKQQKEGLVLKIVEILGIKRIYEMKIVHVRSLAFLKLMCEEIKDFDMQQMNSSPVGPSIFSAVSEGNVEFITHICKANPELVWSTNHMSRGIFDLAIEYRQEKIYNVLYGFSAKDWILNLVDHSDNNKLHMAGLLSPPAQLNRIPGAALQMQRELQWYKEVETIVPPTSREYRNRDERLTPRELFTKNHSALLREGEKWMKEAATSYTVVGALIITIMFAAVITIPGGSGDTGFPIFISEKLFMLFIVSDAISLFSSTTATLMFLGILTSRFAEDDFLKSLPTKMVIGLATLFLAIATMMIAFSAALLIIVRGQSWIVIPTILLSSVPVTLFAWMQFPLLVKITVSTYGKGIFNRNVERWL, translated from the exons ATGGCACAAGGTGTTTGGGAGAACATGCCACAAGGTGTTTGGGAGCCATGGTTACATCCATCAGTGCCCAATACAAGCACAAGGCCACAAGGTGTTTGGGAGCCATGGTTACACCCATCAGTGCCGAATACAAGCACAGGGCCACAAGGTGTTTGGGAGCCATGGTTACACCCATCAGTGCCCAATACAAGCATAGGGCCTCAAGGTGTTTGGGAGCCATCATTACACCCATCAGTGCCCAACACAAGCACAGGGCCACAAG GATTTGAATACAGTCAGTATAAACTTTTCTTTGAGGCTGTGCGAGCTGGTGATTGGGAAACTGCAAAGGAGTTTCACATCCAACATCCCGAGGCAGTAAGAGCAAGGATTCCATTTTCTGGTAAGACAGCTCTTCACATTGCAGTTGATGCTGGGCATGTGGATATTGTGAAAGAATTGGTGTCGTTGATGGAAGTGGAAGACCTGGAAATAAATTCAACAGTCGGTGATTGGACAGCTCTTGCTATTGCTGCAATCAAAGGGATTACCGAAATGGCTGAATGCATGGtaacaaagaacaaaaaattactCAGCATTCCTGATGTTTTCAACGTGCTTCCAGTTGTGAACGCTTATATTTATAATCATTGGCATATGGCTCGATATCTCTACTCCGTCACTCCAGTTGAAGATTTAATGCCAGACAAAGGACCTCATGGCGCTACAATAATCTCCCACAGCTTTTCATCCAAAGAATTTG ataTCTCATGGGATTTAATTCAGTGTTGTCCAAAATTGGCCATTACTTTTGGCAAGAGAAATTTGACCCCTTTAGAAGCTTTGGCTAATCAGGCTTCTTCATTCCCGAGCGGAGCGGAGCTCAATTTCTGGCAGCAATGGGTTTATGACC GCATAGTCATACAACCTCCTCCTCGCGTCGATCATATTTCTGTAACTGttcaaaatgaagaaaattcCCATGCTAATAACGAAAGGAGTTTAATTCGCTCAG TCGAAGGTTTAGTGGAAGGGCTTGTTTCTcaatcaaaacaacaaaaggaaGGGCTTGTATTGAAAATCGTTGAGATACTTG GAATCAAACGCATATATGAAATGAAGATTGTCCATGTCCGctcacttgcatttttaaagCTCATGTGCGAAGAGATAAAAGACTTCGACATGCAACAAATGAATTCTTCCCCTGTGGGTCCATCAATCTTCAGTGCTGTTAGTGAAGGAAATGTGGAGTTTATTACTCATATATGTAAAGCAAATCCTGAACTTGTGTGGTCAACAAATCACATGTCAAGGGGCATATTTGACCTTGCCATCGAATATCGTCAAGAAAAGATTTATAACGTTTTATATGGGTTCTCTGCGAAAGACTGGATCTTAAATCTTGTCGATCACAGTGATAATAACAAGCTACATATGGCTGGGTTGTTGTCCCCACCTGCACAACTTAATCGTATTCCAGGTGCAGCATTGCAGATGCAGCGTGAACTACAATGGTACAAG GAAGTAGAGACTATTGTACCTCCTACGTCTCGTGAGTATAGGAACAGAGATGAACGTTTGACACCAAGGGAACTATTTACAAAGAATCACAGTGCATTACTAAGGGAGGGAGAAAAATGGATGAAAGAGGCAGCAACTTCTTACACTGTTGTAGGTGCTCTTATTATTACCATCATGTTTGCGGCAGTAATCACAATTCCGGGAGGAAGTGGAGATACCGGCTTTCCCATATTCATCAGTGAAAAATTGTTTATGTTGTTTATAGTTTCAGATGCTATATCACTATTTTCTTCCACGACTGCAACATTAATGTTTCTCGGAATTCTCACATCGCGTTTCGCAGAAGACGATTTCCTGAAGTCCTTACCCACAAAGATGGTAATTGGTCTTGCCACTCTTTTCTTGGCTATTGCAACCATGATGATTGCGTTTTCTGCTGCCCTTCTAATTATAGTTCGTGGACAGTCCTGGATTGTGATTCCAACCATACTTCTTTCAAGTGTTCCAGTCACTTTATTTGCTTGGATGCAATTCCCCCTCCTAGTTAAAATTACCGTTTCTACTTACGGAAAAGGAATATTTAATAGGAATGTAGAACGTTGGTTATAA
- the LOC137709373 gene encoding uncharacterized protein, producing the protein MKVGPKVVFLLRDSEGFGEAISAAFRPNPSNSTVEESFELSVERYGIQNCTASGILRHFLDPQGQYEVSVLLMECYEPPILACAINEVLAQLAGQNSSSVPTVIAPFFLESSKLKGESKSATKFESKCSLYGIEIGSETDISKAMATKTQKPSPSLQIHHEPLACFLQLVRVLKLRTYVLIGQTGQRISGKEEFQKLYEIGEVLASTLNLSFSRDKITWNPTRKSKDDGEPWRALYG; encoded by the exons ATGAAGGTTGGTCCGAAGGTAGTGTTTCTGCTGAGAGACTCAGAGGGCTTCGGCGAAGCCATCTCAGCTGCTTTCCGCCCAAATCCAAGCAATTCTACTGT AGAAGAAAGTTTTGAGCTTTCAGTGGAGCGCTATGGAATCCAAAATTGCACAGCTTCTGGAATCCTTCGCCACTTCCTCGATCCCCAGGGCCAATATGAG gTGTCTGTGCTGCTTATGGAATGCTATGAACCGCCAATACTAGCCTGTGCTATTAATGAAGTTCTAGCACAATTAGCAGGGCAGAATTCATCCTCAGTTCCTACAGTCATTGCCCCGTTTTTCCTAGAGTCATCCAAGCTAAAGGGGGAAAGTAAATCTGCAACAAAATTTGAAAGCAAATGTTCACTTTATGGTATAGAGATTGGTTCAGAAACAGACATAAGCAAGGCTATGGCAACCAAAACCCAGAAGCCATCGCCAtccttgcagattcatcatGAACCTTTGGCTTGCTTTCTTCAGTTGGTCCGTGTTTTGAAGTTGCGGACATATGTTCTTATCGGGCAAACAGGTCAACGCATTTCTGGTAAAGAAGAGTTTCAG AAACTTTATGAGATTGGAGAAGTTTTAGCAAGCACTTTGAACCTTTCCTTTTCAAGAGACAAGATCACATGGAATCcaacaagaaaatcaaaagacgATGGGGAGCCATGGCGTGCATTATATGGTTAA